From Schizosaccharomyces pombe strain 972h- genome assembly, chromosome: II, the proteins below share one genomic window:
- the snd301 gene encoding pho88 family protein — protein sequence MVSRWEKLKNNPQTKSIGISIFLMMITRVIDFSRPSLLWPLRILYATVNIVQIGIFLYTKIIIEKKNDLTVLKYVEPATPMSGREHSKFVATTVRDYDLSKLLTSFKQMLVTIATTLFMHLYMGYAPPLLLQSVSAARGLFDNSEVQIHVQNKPAIDELRRPFKSSGGLLGSFGQVLTDKKSVDEAELTKLKPT from the exons ATGGTTTCAAGATGggagaaattgaagaataaTCCTCAA ACTAAATCAATCGGTATCTCTATCTTCTTGATGATGATCACCAGGGTAATTGATTTCTCAAGACCCTCATTACTTTGGCCTTTGAGGATTCTATACGCTACAGTGAATATAGTTCAAATAGGAATTTTCCTCTACACGAAGATTATTatcgaaaagaaaaacg ATTTAactgttttaaaatatgtTGAACCCGCTACTCCCATGTCTGGACGTgaacattcaaaatttgtcGCTACCACCGTGCGTGATTACGATTTGAGCAAACTCTTGACatcttttaaacaaatgcTCGTGACAATTGCTACCACTTTGTTCATGCATTTATATATGGGCTACGCTCCTCCTCTTCTCTTACAGTCTGTATCTGCTGCTAGAGGTCTGTTTGATAACAGTGAAGTGCAGATTCACGTTCAAAATAAGCCTGCTATTGATGAGTTGAGACGTCCTTTCAAATCATCTGGTGGCCTTCTTGGTAGTTTTGGTCAAGTTTTGactgataaaaaaagtgtGGATGAAGCTGAATTAACCAAACTCAAGCCcacttaa
- the uba2 gene encoding SUMO E1-like activator enzyme Uba2: MPTLMQLSNDMKPLTFVEALRNFKSAKVLLVGAGGIGCELLKNLLMSGVKEVHIIDLDTIDLSNLNRQFLFRKKHVKQPKAIVAAKTASSFNPNVKLEAYHANIKEDRFNVAWFRQFDLVFNALDNLDARRHVNKQCLLASVPLIESGTTGFLGQVQVIIHGKTECYDCNPKEPPKTYPVCTIRSTPSQPIHCVVWAKSYFFPQLFSNDQESDGIIDNVSANEMERREIAELARETTELNELRSSIGQSDNGFEKIFTKMFTKDIVRLREVPDAWTYRSPPKELSYSELLENAEKATSPWLNEQNVWNVAESFAVLRDSIRRLALRSKSSKDDLSFDKDDKDTLDFVAAAANLRAHVFGIQQLSEFDIKQMAGNIIPAIATTNAVIAGLCITQAIKVLQGDLNDLKNIYLAKRPTRVLHCEKTCKPNPYCPTCSFVLLQLGVNDKNMTLRVLVDDILKSRLHYSEEVSVLNDKLIYDPDFDDNLDKTFDDLGINPAKNTILTVLGDSAVEKDDDGEEATRVPLLIEVTFIDSNSTEGLPYQILSNATSIPLKQQPPSNSPEDSQVLTDEINEVNDFSSSERIVINLDEYDIIVDSKTSSHNKQLKRRPSNDTLTQEAKSKKQAKIHTM, encoded by the exons ATGCCAACCCTAATGCAACTCAGCAACGATATGAAACCATTGACATTTGTGGAGGCCTTACGAAATTTCAAGTCTGCCAAG GTCCTTTTAGTTGGAGCGGGTGGAATTGGGTGTGAATTGTTAAAGAACCTTCTTATGTCAGGAGTTAAAGAAGTTCATATA ATCGATCTTGATACTATTGATTTGTCTAATCTTAACAgacaatttctttttcgtaAAAAGCATGTCAAACAACCTAAGGCAATCGTTGCTGCAAAAACCGCAAGCTCATTTAACCCAAATGTAAAGCTTGAAGCTTATCATgcaaatataaaagaagacCGATTTAATGTTGCTTGGTTTCGTCAATTTGATCTTGTTTTTAACGCACTAGATAACTTGGATGCTCGTAGACATGTGAATAAACAATGCTTACTTGCTTCTGTACCTTTGATTGAAAGTGGAACAACCGGATTTCTTGGCCAGGTACAGGTTATCATTCATGGCAAAACTGAATGTTACGACTGTAATCCCAAAGAGCCTCCTAAAACTTATCCGGTTTGTACCATTCGAAGCACACCAAGTCAACCGATTCATTGTGTAGTTTGGGCAAAAAGTTATTTCTTCCCCCAACTTTTTAGTAATGATCAAGAAAGTGATGGAATCATTGACAATGTTTCTGCAAACGAAATGGAGAGACGTGAAATCGCAGAACTAGCTAGAGAAACAACTGAGCTAAACGAGCTTAGGTCGTCAATTGGTCAAAGTGACAAtggttttgaaaaaatatttacgAAAATGTTTACTAAAGACATAGTTCGACTCCGCGAAGTCCCTGACGCATGGACATATCGTTCTCCTCCAAAAGAACTTTCATACTCGGAACTTTTAGAGAATGCCGAAAAAGCCACTTCACCTTGGCTTAATGAACAAAATGTTTGGAATGTTGCTGAAAGTTTTGCAGTTCTCAGAGATAGCATTAGACGCCTTGCTTTAAGGTCTAAATCCTCAAAAGACgatctttcttttgacaAGGATGATAAGGATACATTGGATTTTGTAGCAGCGGCAGCTAATTTGCGTGCCCATGTATTTGGAATTCAACAACTCTCTGAATTTGACATTAAACAAATGGCTGGCAATATTATTCCTGCTATCGCAACCACAAATGCAGTCATAGCTGGACTATGTATCACGCAAGCTATCAAGGTTCTTCAAGGAGATCTCAATGATCTAAAAAAT ATATACTTGGCTAAAAGGCCTACCAGAGTACTCCATTGCGAGAAAACTTGTAAACCTAACCCTTACTGTCCTACTTGTTCTTTTGTACTTTTACAGCTTGGAGTAAATGACAAAAATATGACTCTAAGAGTTCTTGTTGAtgatattttgaaaagtcgTTTGCATTACTCAGAAGAGGTTAGCGTTTTAAACGATAAGCTGATATATGATCCTGACTTTGATGATAACTTGgataaaacttttgatgATTTGGGTATAAATCCTGCCAAAAATACTATTCTCACAGTTCTTGGTGATTCTGCTGTCGAAAAGGATGATGATGGCGAGGAAGCTACTAGGGTTCCCTTGTTAATTGAAGTTACATTCATTGATTCTAATTCCACCGAAGGATTACCTTACCAAATACTTTCAAATGCTACCAGCATTCCTCTTAAACAGCAACCTCCTTCAAATTCGCCAGAAGATTCACAAGTTTTAACCGACGAGATTAATGAAGTTAATGACTTCTCTTCGTCGGAAAGAATCGTTATTAATCTTGATGAATATGACATTATTGTCGATTCTAAAACTAGCAGTCATAACAAACAACTCAAACGTCGACCATCTAACGATACACTTACTCAAGAAGCAAAATCGAAAAAGCAAGCGAAAATACACACTATGTAA
- the pfk1 gene encoding 6-phosphofructokinase: protein MSGETVHGISCYSVVANTEDTYNQTLDFYQKLGFKKVASFGTSDSDNARVCNESLREDWMHVAGNNSAESVTIKFRLVPGELSLSPAAEDSEWRGQKSSLVFYYPNLLDLLKQLSADAIKYQAFPNEKKPDEVYVEDPLGNLIGFSDRYNPFAHANLKKSEESGAASNLESGLATPVVETLKKATTSDKPAGVKKKIAVMTSGGDSPGMNAVVRAVARIAIHRGCDAFAIYEGYEGLVQGGDMIKQLQWGDVRGWLAEGGTLIGTARCMAFRERPGRLRAAKNLISAGIDSIIVCGGDGSLTGADIFRSDWPGLVKELEDTKAITPEQAKLYRHLTIVGLVGSIDNDMSSTDVTIGAFSSLHRICEAVDSISSTAISHSRAFIVEVMGRHCGWLAVLAALATGADFVFIPERPAEVGKWQDELCNSLSSVRKLGKRKSIVIVAEGAIDSELNHISPEDIKNLLVERLHLDTRVTTLGHVQRGGIPCAYDRMLATLQGVDAVDAVLASTPDTPSPMIAINGNKINRKPLMEAVKLTHEVADAIEKKQFAHAMELRDPEFADYLHTWEGTTFIEDESHFVPKDERMRVAIIHVGAPAGGMNSATRAAVRYCLNRGHTPLAIDNGFSGFLRHDSIHELSWIDVDEWCIRGGSEIGTNRDTPDLDMGFTAFKFQQHKIDALIIIGGFEAFTALSQLESARVNYPSFRIPMAIIPATISNNVPGTEFSLGCDTCLNAVMEYCDTIKQSASASRRRVFVCEVQGGRSGYIATVGGLITGASAIYTPEDGISLDMLRKDIDHLKATFALEAGRNRAGQLILRNECASKVYTTEVIGNIISEEAHKRFSARTAVPGHVQQGGNPTPMDRARAARLAMRAIRFFETCRANDLGNDPSSAVVIGIRGTGVSFSSVADVENNETEIEMRRPKNAWWRDMHNLVNILAGKTFAD from the coding sequence ATGAGTGGAGAAACCGTGCATGGAATTTCGTGCTACTCTGTTGTTGCAAACACTGAGGACACATATAATCAGACTCTCGACTTCTACCAAAAGCTTGGCTTCAAGAAGGTTGCCAGCTTCGGTACCAGCGATTCTGACAATGCCCGTGTTTGCAACGAGTCTCTCCGTGAGGACTGGATGCATGTCGCTGGAAACAACTCTGCTGAAAGCGTCACCATCAAGTTCCGTTTAGTCCCCGGTGAATTGAGCCTTTCCCCCGCTGCCGAAGATTCTGAATGGCGCGGACAAAAGAGTTCTCTTGTTTTTTACTATCCCAACTTGCTTGACTTGCTTAAGCAACTCAGTGCCGATGCCATTAAATACCAAGCTTTCCCCAACGAGAAGAAGCCTGATGAGGTTTATGTCGAGGATCCCTTGGGTAATTTGATTGGCTTCTCCGACCGTTACAATCCTTTCGCCCATGCTAACCTTAAGAAGAGCGAGGAGTCTGGTGCTGCTTCTAACCTCGAGAGCGGTTTGGCTACTCCCGTCGTTGAGACTCTCAAGAAAGCTACCACTTCTGACAAGCCTGCAGGTGTCAAGAAGAAGATTGCAGTTATGACCAGTGGTGGTGACTCCCCTGGTATGAACGCTGTTGTTCGTGCCGTCGCTCGTATTGCCATTCACCGTGGTTGTGATGCTTTCGCTATTTATGAAGGTTATGAAGGTCTTGTTCAAGGTGGTGATATGATCAAGCAATTGCAATGGGGTGATGTCCGTGGTTGGCTTGCTGAGGGTGGTACTCTTATTGGTACCGCTCGTTGTATGGCTTTCCGTGAGCGTCCTGGTCGTCTTCGTGCTGCCAAGAACCTTATTTCCGCTGGTATTGATTCCATTATTGTTTGCGGTGGTGATGGTTCTTTGACCGGTGCTGATATCTTCCGTTCTGACTGGCCCGGTTTGGTTAAAGAGTTGGAGGACACCAAGGCTATTACTCCCGAGCAAGCCAAGCTCTACCGCCATCTTACCATTGTCGGTTTGGTCGGTTCAATCGATAACGATATGTCTTCAACTGACGTTACTATCGGTGCCTTCTCTTCTCTTCACCGTATTTGCGAAGCCGTCGACTCCATTTCTTCTACTGCTATTTCCCATTCTCGTGCTTTCATCGTTGAAGTCATGGGTCGTCATTGCGGTTGGTTGGCTGTTTTAGCTGCATTGGCTACCGGTGCTGATTTCGTCTTTATCCCTGAGAGACCTGCTGAAGTCGGCAAATGGCAAGACGAATTGTGCAATTCTTTGAGCTCTGTCCGTAAGTTGGGCAAGAGAAAGTCAATTGTTATTGTTGCAGAGGGTGCTATTGACTCCGAGCTTAACCACATTTCTCCCGAAGACATCAAGAACTTGTTAGTTGAGCGCCTTCACTTGGACACTCGTGTCACCACTCTCGGTCACGTTCAACGTGGTGGTATTCCTTGTGCTTATGACCGTATGCTTGCTACCCTTCAAGGTGTTGATGCCGTTGATGCTGTTCTTGCCTCTACCCCTGATACTCCATCTCCCATGATTGCTATCAATGGTAACAAGATTAACCGCAAGCCTTTGATGGAGGCTGTTAAGTTGACTCATGAGGTTGCTGATGCTATTGAGAAGAAGCAGTTCGCTCATGCTATGGAGCTCCGTGACCCCGAATTTGCTGATTACTTACACACTTGGGAAGGTACTACCTTTATTGAAGACGAGTCACACTTCGTTCCCAAGGACGAGAGAATGCGTGTCGCCATCATCCATGTTGGTGCTCCCGCTGGTGGTATGAACTCTGCTACTCGTGCTGCCGTTCGATATTGTTTGAACCGTGGTCACACTCCTCTTGCCATTGACAATGGTTTCTCTGGCTTCTTGCGCCATGATTCTATTCATGAACTTTCATGGATTGATGTTGATGAGTGGTGCATTCGTGGTGGTAGTGAAATCGGTACCAACCGTGATACCCCTGATCTCGACATGGGCTTCACTGCCTTCAAGTTCCAACAACATAAGATTGATGCTTTGATTATTATTGGTGGTTTCGAGGCTTTCACCGCCCTTTCTCAACTTGAGAGTGCACGTGTTAACTACCCTTCATTCCGCATTCCCATGGCTATCATCCCTGCCACCATTTCCAACAACGTTCCCGGTACCGAATTCTCTTTGGGTTGCGATACTTGTCTTAATGCCGTTATGGAATACTGTGATACCATTAAGCAAAGTGCTAGTGCTAGCCGTCGTCGTGTCTTCGTTTGTGAAGTTCAAGGTGGCCGCTCTGGTTATATCGCTACTGTCGGTGGTCTCATTACTGGTGCCTCCGCCATTTACACCCCCGAGGATGGTATCTCCTTGGATATGTTGCGTAAGGATATTGATCACCTTAAGGCTACATTCGCCTTAGAAGCTGGTCGTAACCGTGCTGGTCAACTTATCCTTCGTAACGAATGTGCTTCTAAGGTTTACACCACCGAAGTTATTGGAAACATCATCAGTGAAGAAGCTCATAAGCGCTTCTCCGCTCGTACCGCTGTTCCCGGTCACGTTCAACAAGGTGGTAACCCCACTCCTATGGACCGTGCTCGTGCTGCTCGTCTGGCTATGCGTGCCATTCGTTTCTTCGAAACTTGCCGTGCCAACGACTTGGGTAATGACCCCAGCTCTGCCGTTGTCATCGGTATCCGTGGTACTGGTGTCTCTTTCAGCTCTGTTGCTGATGTTGAGAACAACGAAACCGAAATTGAGATGCGTCGTCCTAAGAACGCTTGGTGGCGTGATATGCACAACTTGGTTAACATCTTGGCCGGCAAGACCTTTGCTGATTAA
- the sad1 gene encoding protein Sad1, whose amino-acid sequence MFTNTPVGGKRERQNGAHPAWSTLGANSAQIHQNTADLASKMHKLRYTKIRSPPTRVSIESITPKQRFPAPNFEQAYHSNIRYEQEESDNEEFENVVKNGHEASTNVFYESDGDDEEFVNEEYENSIDEESDDEGYSLNEDTTATNASFRYPMNQRSTRKSQFYSSKFKPLLWFGITLFSTLLIITLLHKGQEFYSRSFSSDNSQPSNSPVPNIPPASNDTKTSLKPDIIKDFTDSPSKVGGNEEFDYSTGDLITKKEFDKILQQKVEQLKQSLKEEMSNYKSSVPFEVELNDDWKFFIESTVRKYLTDPVSMPNFALLSTGAEVLPALTSKRYVRRPSAFIPRFTSYFFDSLVVRGHEPSIALTPNNAVAMCWSFQGSEGQLGISLSRPVYVTNVTIEHVQHKIAHDLSSAPKDFELWVQGMSSKMFVLLGKARYSLTEDSIQTFSFESSNYIVAEPIQNVILKIKSNWGNPNYTCLYQVRVHGTVPNADEQPIPSLGEKAESTAENTGQDSS is encoded by the coding sequence ATGTTTACTAATACACCGGTTGGAGGGAAAAGAGAGCGTCAAAATGGCGCTCATCCAGCTTGGTCGACGTTAGGAGCGAACTCTGCTCAGATTCATCAAAATACGGCTGATTTGGCCTCCAAAATGCATAAACTTCGCTATACAAAGATAAGGTCCCCTCCTACCAGGGTGTCCATTGAATCAATTACTCCTAAACAAAGATTTCCAGCTCCCAATTTCGAACAGGCTTACCACTCTAATATTCGATACGAGCAAGAGGAATCTGATAAcgaagaatttgaaaacgTAGTGAAAAATGGACACGAAGCTTCGACGAATGTATTCTATGAATCAGATGGAGATGATGAAGAGTTTGTCAATGAAGAATACGAAAACAGCATCGACGAGGAAAGTGATGATGAAGGGTATAGCTTGAACGAGGATACCACCGCAACAAATGCCAGTTTTAGGTACCCGATGAATCAAAGATCTACAAGGAAATCTCAATTTTATTcctcaaaatttaaaccATTACTTTGGTTCGGTATCACTCTCTTTTCGACTCTCCTAATAATTACTCTACTTCACAAGGGTCAAGAATTTTACTCAAGATCATTTTCATCAGATAATTCCCAACCATCTAATTCGCCCGTACCAAACATTCCTCCTGCATCCAATGACACCAAAACAAGTTTAAAGCCAGATATTATTAAAGACTTCACAGATTCACCTTCTAAAGTTGGCGGCAATGAGGAATTCGATTATTCGACGGGAGatttaattacaaaaaaggaatttgaCAAGATTTTACAACAAAAAGTAGAGCAATTAAAACAGTCGCTAAAGGAGGAGATGTCTAATTACAAATCATCGGTCCCATTTGAAGTTGAACTAAATGACGATTGGAAGTTCTTCATCGAATCTACGGTTCGAAAATACTTGACCGATCCGGTTTCCATGCCGAATTTTGCATTGCTCTCAACAGGAGCGGAAGTACTACCTGCCTTAACCTCAAAACGCTATGTGAGACGACCATCTGCATTCATACCACGATTTACCTCCTATTTCTTTGATTCGCTCGTTGTTAGAGGACACGAACCTAGCATAGCATTAACTCCCAACAACGCAGTTGCGATGTGTTGGAGCTTTCAAGGTTCAGAGGGACAATTAGGAATTTCCCTATCACGCCCTGTATATGTAACCAATGTCACAATAGAGCACGTTCAGCACAAGATTGCTCATGATCTTTCTAGCGCTCCCAAGGACTTTGAGTTGTGGGTTCAGGGAATGTCCAGCAAGATGTTTGTATTGTTGGGAAAGGCGAGATATTCTTTAACGGAAGACTCTATTCAAACTTTTTCGTTTGAATCCTCCAATTATATTGTCGCTGAACCGATACAGAATGTGatcttaaaaataaaaagcaacTGGGGAAATCCCAATTACACATGCTTGTATCAAGTTCGAGTTCATGGGACTGTACCCAATGCAGACGAACAACCAATACCTTCTTTAGGTGAGAAAGCCGAAAGTACTGCAGAGAATACGGGTCAAGATTCATCTTAA
- the cdm1 gene encoding DNA polymerase delta subunit Cdm1: MKKRTTQAKKSGQNTNIRDVFPHVVRSNSSQSHIGKKVSSEQSPTPDVTITTKTLDERIKEDDELSKEVEEAWNQIMAERISEPIHCENITKVEFILHHFDTTARYGPYLGMTRMQRWKRAKNFNLNPPETVGKILMLEEADEENRKRESLFYDLQTIPG, from the coding sequence ATGAAGAAGCGCACTACTCAAGCGAAAAAATCAGGGCAAAACACTAATATTCGCGACGTGTTTCCACATGTAGTTCGAAGTAATTCAAGTCAATCCCACATAGGGAAGAAAGTGAGTTCTGAACAGTCGCCTACACCCGATGTTACAATTACAACCAAAACCTTGGATGAGAGAATTAAAGAAGACGATGAGCTTTCAAAAGAGGTAGAAGAGGCTTGGAATCAAATTATGGCTGAAAGGATTAGTGAACCAATACATTGTGAAAATATAACCAAAGTAGAGTTCATTTTGCATCACTTTGACACTACGGCAAGATATGGACCATATCTTGGTATGACAAGGATGCAACGCTGGAAACGTGCaaaaaacttcaatttAAATCCTCCAGAAACAGTGGGAAAGATATTGATGCTCGAGGAAGCAGATGAGGAAAATCGAAAAAGAGAATCGCTCTTTTATGATCTTCAAACCATTCCAGGCtag